In a single window of the Flavobacteriales bacterium genome:
- the rlmB gene encoding 23S rRNA (guanosine(2251)-2'-O)-methyltransferase RlmB gives MKITRYENAIFGLRPIIEAITAGQEIDTLFIQKGLKGDIFAELWELVKKHRVNYKHVPVEKLNRLTRKNHQGVFAFVSPITFHRTENIIPQLFEEGKVPLFLILDRVTDVRNFGAIVRSAECSGVHAIIVPERGSAAINGDAMKTSAGALSSVPICREFNLKATIDFLKNSGIQVVACTEKTENLIYAPDYTIPTAIIMGSEEDGISEEYLKLCTHKTKIPMLGNIGSLNVSVSAGVILYEAVRQRKA, from the coding sequence ATGAAGATAACTAGATACGAGAATGCTATATTTGGACTTCGTCCAATTATTGAAGCAATAACCGCTGGTCAAGAAATCGATACACTTTTTATTCAAAAAGGTTTGAAAGGTGACATTTTTGCAGAACTATGGGAATTGGTAAAAAAGCATAGGGTGAACTATAAACATGTTCCTGTAGAAAAACTCAACCGACTCACTAGAAAAAATCATCAAGGTGTATTTGCTTTCGTTTCGCCCATAACTTTTCATAGAACTGAAAATATTATCCCTCAACTTTTTGAGGAAGGCAAAGTCCCTCTATTTTTAATTTTAGACAGAGTTACTGATGTAAGGAATTTTGGAGCAATTGTAAGAAGTGCTGAATGCTCAGGAGTTCACGCCATTATAGTACCTGAACGTGGTAGCGCAGCTATTAATGGTGATGCTATGAAAACTTCAGCAGGAGCATTAAGTAGTGTGCCAATTTGTCGAGAATTTAATCTAAAAGCAACAATAGATTTTTTAAAAAATAGCGGTATTCAAGTTGTAGCTTGTACGGAAAAGACAGAAAATTTAATTTATGCTCCCGACTATACTATACCTACAGCTATTATAATGGGTTCTGAAGAAGATGGTATTTCAGAAGAGTATCTCAAATTATGTACTCACAAAACAAAAATCCCAATGTTGGGTAACATCGGTTCATTGAACGTCTCCGTATCTGCTGGTGTAATATTATATGAGGCAGTAAGACAACGTAAAGCATGA
- the purT gene encoding formate-dependent phosphoribosylglycinamide formyltransferase: MRKKILLLGSGELGKELVIALQRLGQYIIAVDNYENAPAMQVAHEFEVIDMLDGDALDALVEKHQPDLIVPEVESIRTERFYDYEKQGFKVIPSAKAANFTMNRKAIRDLAAQELGVKTAKYRYATSYEELKKGVEVCGLPCVVKPLMSSSGKGQSIIKSQSDIQTAWNYAMEGSRGDLKEVIVEEFIDFDFEITLLTLTQDNGNTLFCPPIGHRQERGDYQESWQPMSMNDIHLKEAQEMAEKVTTALQGAGIWGVEFFIGKSGVYFSELSPRPHDTGMVTLANTQNFSEFELHARAILGIPVQEIKLLKNGASAVILADKDNSSLPIFSGLEKASSLPDSDFMIFGKPTSRPYRRMAVALSYGISESTESLVERAKQIADIISVD; encoded by the coding sequence ATGAGAAAAAAGATATTACTTCTAGGTTCTGGAGAATTAGGTAAGGAGTTGGTTATTGCTTTGCAACGATTAGGACAATACATTATTGCAGTAGATAATTACGAAAATGCCCCTGCTATGCAAGTAGCTCATGAGTTTGAAGTGATTGATATGTTAGATGGAGATGCCCTTGATGCTTTGGTAGAAAAACACCAACCTGACTTGATAGTCCCTGAAGTAGAATCCATTCGTACAGAGCGATTTTATGACTACGAAAAACAAGGTTTCAAAGTAATTCCATCGGCAAAGGCGGCTAACTTTACTATGAATAGAAAAGCTATAAGAGATTTAGCAGCTCAAGAGCTTGGAGTAAAAACAGCAAAATACCGTTACGCTACTAGTTATGAAGAATTAAAAAAAGGTGTTGAGGTATGTGGCTTGCCGTGTGTAGTTAAACCATTAATGTCTAGTTCGGGTAAAGGTCAATCTATTATAAAATCCCAATCGGATATTCAAACGGCTTGGAATTATGCTATGGAAGGTTCAAGAGGCGATTTGAAAGAAGTCATTGTTGAAGAATTTATTGATTTTGATTTTGAAATTACACTACTTACCTTAACTCAAGATAACGGAAATACTCTTTTTTGTCCACCAATTGGTCACAGACAGGAACGAGGCGACTATCAAGAAAGTTGGCAGCCAATGTCTATGAATGATATTCATCTCAAAGAAGCTCAAGAAATGGCTGAAAAAGTAACTACAGCTTTACAGGGGGCAGGTATTTGGGGAGTAGAATTTTTTATTGGCAAATCAGGTGTTTATTTTTCTGAGCTTTCTCCACGTCCACACGATACAGGTATGGTTACTTTAGCTAACACTCAAAATTTCTCAGAATTTGAATTACATGCTAGAGCTATACTAGGAATTCCAGTACAAGAAATTAAATTGTTAAAAAATGGTGCTAGTGCTGTTATTTTAGCTGATAAAGACAATTCTTCTTTACCTATTTTTTCAGGCTTAGAAAAAGCTTCTTCTTTACCAGATTCTGATTTTATGATTTTTGGTAAGCCAACTTCACGTCCTTACAGACGAATGGCTGTAGCACTTTCTTATGGAATATCGGAGAGTACAGAAAGTTTAGTTGAAAGAGCTAAACAAATTGCTGATATTATTTCTGTTGATTAA
- a CDS encoding UbiD family decarboxylase, with product MAYKSIKDCVLDLEKNGMLFRIKEEVDPDLEMSAIHQIVFKNHKKAVLFENVKGSRFAAVSNLFATLEQSQFIFRDTLKPVKGLVSLKANPANFFKTPLALIGSVTHAPYALPIKHRSHHFEEIQIEDIPQIKCWPMDGGPFVTLPQVYSEDIDKPGIMNSNLGMYRIQLGGNDYVQNKEIGLHYQIHRGIGVHQSKANAKGQPLKVSIFVGGPPAHSLAAVMPLPEGMSEMTFAGIMGGRNFRYVVKDGYTLSKDADFVICGEINANDVKPEGPFGDHLGYYSLTHDFPVMKIHKVYAKKDAIWPFTVVGRPPQEDSQFGALIHDITDGIIPTEIPGLKAVNAVDEAGVHPLLLAIGSERYTPYQKTRRPQELLTIANHILGKGQLSLAKYLFIVAQEDDANLDVQNEYDYFQHLFSRVDWSRDLHFQTKTTMDTLDYSSTGDINEGSKVVCAAVGEKKRELCKDLSNLSLDDGLKPHLVMPGVLVVESEDVESVKSKLEHLELEGIALITLVDDSAFVAEDISNWLWVTFTRSNPSEDIFGLEEGIQNKHWYCRIPIIDARVKPHHAPAMHMPDEIVQIAHQKINNAL from the coding sequence ATGGCTTACAAATCGATAAAAGATTGTGTTTTAGACTTGGAAAAAAATGGTATGCTCTTCCGTATTAAGGAAGAAGTAGACCCTGATTTGGAGATGTCAGCAATCCATCAAATAGTTTTTAAAAATCATAAAAAAGCAGTTTTATTTGAAAACGTAAAGGGTAGTCGTTTTGCAGCAGTTTCTAACTTGTTTGCTACTTTAGAACAGAGCCAGTTTATTTTTCGTGATACTCTAAAGCCTGTAAAAGGTTTAGTTTCTTTAAAAGCAAATCCGGCAAACTTTTTCAAAACTCCACTAGCATTGATAGGTTCTGTAACTCATGCGCCTTATGCACTACCTATAAAGCATAGATCTCATCACTTTGAAGAAATTCAAATTGAAGATATTCCTCAAATTAAATGTTGGCCAATGGACGGAGGTCCATTTGTAACCTTACCACAAGTATATTCTGAAGATATAGACAAGCCCGGTATAATGAACTCAAATCTTGGAATGTATAGAATTCAATTGGGAGGAAATGATTATGTTCAGAATAAGGAAATTGGCTTACACTATCAAATACATCGTGGAATAGGTGTGCATCAGTCCAAAGCAAATGCAAAAGGTCAGCCACTTAAAGTTAGTATTTTCGTGGGAGGTCCACCAGCACATAGTTTGGCTGCTGTAATGCCATTACCAGAGGGTATGAGTGAGATGACCTTTGCAGGAATTATGGGAGGTAGAAATTTTAGATATGTCGTAAAAGATGGATATACCTTATCTAAAGATGCTGATTTTGTAATTTGTGGAGAGATAAATGCTAATGACGTAAAGCCAGAAGGCCCTTTTGGTGACCACCTTGGTTATTATAGCTTAACACATGATTTTCCAGTTATGAAAATTCATAAGGTTTATGCTAAAAAAGATGCTATTTGGCCATTTACAGTTGTTGGAAGACCTCCTCAAGAGGATAGCCAGTTTGGCGCATTAATTCATGATATCACAGACGGGATTATTCCTACTGAAATACCAGGTTTAAAAGCTGTAAATGCTGTCGATGAGGCTGGTGTACATCCTTTATTGTTGGCTATTGGTAGTGAACGTTATACCCCTTATCAAAAGACAAGAAGACCACAAGAGTTACTTACTATCGCTAATCATATTTTAGGTAAAGGTCAATTGAGTTTAGCTAAGTATTTATTTATAGTAGCTCAAGAGGACGATGCTAACTTAGACGTTCAGAATGAGTACGATTACTTCCAACATTTATTCTCAAGAGTTGATTGGTCTAGGGATTTACACTTCCAAACCAAAACTACTATGGACACTCTAGATTATAGCAGCACCGGAGACATTAATGAGGGTTCAAAAGTAGTTTGTGCTGCAGTAGGAGAGAAGAAACGTGAATTGTGTAAGGATTTATCTAATTTATCCCTAGATGATGGTTTAAAGCCTCATTTAGTTATGCCCGGTGTATTGGTAGTAGAGTCCGAAGACGTTGAGTCTGTAAAGTCTAAACTAGAGCATTTAGAATTAGAGGGTATAGCACTAATTACTTTGGTAGACGATTCAGCCTTTGTAGCCGAAGACATTAGCAATTGGTTATGGGTTACTTTTACTCGCTCAAATCCTTCTGAAGATATCTTTGGATTGGAGGAAGGAATTCAAAACAAACATTGGTATTGTAGAATACCAATAATTGACGCCAGAGTCAAGCCTCATCATGCTCCAGCTATGCACATGCCTGATGAAATTGTACAGATAGCACATCAAAAGATAAACAACGCATTATGA
- a CDS encoding citrate synthase: MSDKAELHYNGKVYQLPIIEGTQNEKALDISRLRGESGLITLDKGFKNTGSTESAITFLNGEEGILKYRGYSIEELADKSSFVEVSYLLIYGELPTTEQLNSFQEEITNHTLVHEDVKSILDGFPSKSHPMGVLSSLVSSLTAFYPMSLDPNRSVSEVNGTIIRLLAKLPTLAAWSYKNRMRQPVVYPNNSLDYCSNFLRMMFAIPTEDYQINPVVSKALDRLLILHADHEQNCSASTVRIVGSSHASLYTSVSAGIAALWGPLHGGANQAVIEMLESIRADGGNVEKYVARAKDKSDSFRLMGFGHRVYKNFDPRATIIKKAADDVLKELGVDDPVLDIAKKLEEIALNDEYFVARGLYPNVDFYSGIIYRALGIPTDMFTVMFALGRLPGWIAQWKEMRENNEPIGRPRQVYTGYTSRDYVTIDKR; encoded by the coding sequence ATGTCAGACAAAGCTGAATTACATTACAACGGGAAAGTGTATCAACTACCAATAATAGAAGGTACACAAAATGAAAAAGCCTTAGATATTAGCCGATTAAGAGGTGAATCAGGACTTATAACATTAGATAAAGGGTTTAAAAATACTGGATCTACTGAAAGTGCTATCACTTTTCTTAATGGTGAAGAAGGCATTTTAAAATACCGTGGTTATTCTATTGAAGAACTAGCCGATAAATCAAGCTTTGTTGAGGTGTCTTACCTTTTGATATACGGCGAGTTGCCAACCACTGAGCAACTTAATTCTTTTCAAGAAGAGATTACTAACCATACCTTAGTACACGAAGATGTAAAATCTATTTTAGATGGTTTTCCTTCCAAGTCTCACCCAATGGGAGTGCTATCATCTTTAGTATCTTCTTTGACAGCTTTTTACCCTATGTCATTAGATCCTAATCGTTCAGTTAGTGAAGTAAATGGAACAATCATTCGATTATTGGCCAAGCTACCAACTCTTGCAGCTTGGAGTTATAAAAATAGAATGCGTCAACCGGTTGTCTATCCTAACAACAGTTTAGACTATTGTTCTAATTTTTTAAGAATGATGTTTGCTATACCTACTGAAGATTATCAAATCAATCCAGTTGTATCTAAGGCTCTTGACAGATTATTAATACTTCATGCTGATCATGAGCAAAACTGTTCAGCATCTACTGTCCGTATTGTAGGTTCATCACATGCAAGTTTATATACATCAGTATCAGCAGGTATAGCTGCTTTATGGGGACCCTTACATGGTGGTGCAAATCAAGCTGTTATTGAAATGTTGGAAAGCATTAGAGCAGATGGTGGTAATGTCGAAAAATACGTTGCAAGAGCAAAGGATAAATCAGATTCTTTCCGATTAATGGGATTTGGTCACAGAGTTTATAAGAACTTTGATCCAAGAGCTACTATTATTAAGAAAGCTGCAGATGATGTTTTAAAAGAATTAGGAGTTGATGACCCTGTTTTAGACATCGCCAAGAAATTAGAAGAAATAGCTCTTAACGATGAATATTTTGTAGCAAGAGGATTATATCCAAATGTAGATTTTTATTCAGGAATCATTTACAGAGCATTAGGTATACCTACCGATATGTTCACTGTTATGTTTGCCCTCGGAAGACTTCCAGGTTGGATAGCACAATGGAAAGAAATGAGAGAGAATAATGAACCTATTGGACGCCCTCGTCAAGTATATACTGGTTATACTTCAAGAGATTACGTTACTATTGATAAACGTTAA
- the eno gene encoding phosphopyruvate hydratase: protein MSRIVAIHARQILDSRGNPTVEADVITENGIMGRAAVPSGASTGKHEAVELRDGDKGVYVGKGVLKAVHNVNTAIAEELKGMYVSDQASIDSAMIRLDGTENKANLGANAMLAVSMAVAKAAAQENGQLLFNYIGGINARTLPIPMMNILNGGSHADNSIDFQEFMVMPVGANSFSEALRMGTEVFHNLKEVLKSKGFSTNVGDEGGFAPNLGSNVEAVETVLQAIEKAGYKPGDDMYIAMDAAASEFYNAEENVYHFHQSTGDKLTPSEMVGYWKEWSEKYPILSIEDGLDEDDWDGWKQLTDTIGDNVQLVGDDLFVTNVKRLSKGIDSGVANSILVKVNQIGTLTETMEAVEMAQMNSYTSVMSHRSGETEDTTIADLSVALSTGQIKTGSASRSDRMAKYNQLLRIEEVLGDEAKYLGKSFKFLK from the coding sequence ATGAGTAGAATAGTCGCAATACATGCAAGACAAATTTTAGATTCAAGAGGTAATCCTACTGTTGAGGCAGATGTAATCACTGAGAACGGAATAATGGGTAGAGCAGCAGTACCATCAGGCGCATCTACCGGAAAACACGAGGCGGTTGAGTTAAGAGATGGTGATAAAGGTGTTTATGTAGGTAAAGGTGTTTTAAAAGCAGTACATAATGTAAATACTGCAATTGCCGAAGAATTAAAAGGTATGTACGTCAGTGATCAGGCTTCTATTGATTCTGCTATGATTCGTTTAGATGGTACAGAAAATAAAGCAAATTTAGGTGCTAATGCAATGTTGGCTGTATCTATGGCAGTAGCAAAAGCAGCGGCTCAAGAGAATGGACAGTTGCTATTCAATTATATAGGAGGAATTAATGCACGTACACTTCCTATTCCTATGATGAATATTTTGAATGGTGGTTCGCATGCAGATAATAGTATCGACTTTCAAGAATTTATGGTTATGCCGGTAGGGGCTAATTCTTTTAGTGAAGCTTTAAGAATGGGAACAGAAGTTTTTCATAACTTGAAAGAAGTATTGAAGTCAAAAGGATTTTCTACAAATGTTGGAGATGAGGGTGGTTTTGCACCAAATTTAGGCTCTAATGTTGAGGCTGTAGAAACGGTTCTACAAGCGATAGAAAAAGCAGGTTACAAGCCTGGTGATGATATGTATATAGCTATGGATGCAGCTGCTTCAGAATTTTATAATGCGGAAGAGAATGTATACCATTTCCACCAATCGACAGGTGATAAATTAACACCATCAGAAATGGTTGGCTATTGGAAAGAATGGTCTGAAAAGTATCCTATTCTATCAATAGAAGATGGTTTGGATGAAGACGATTGGGACGGTTGGAAACAACTTACAGATACTATTGGAGATAATGTTCAATTAGTAGGAGATGATTTATTTGTTACAAATGTGAAACGTCTATCGAAAGGTATTGACTCTGGAGTAGCAAACTCTATACTAGTAAAAGTAAATCAAATTGGTACTTTAACCGAGACAATGGAAGCAGTAGAGATGGCTCAAATGAACTCATACACTTCAGTAATGAGCCACCGTTCAGGTGAAACAGAAGATACTACTATTGCAGATTTATCAGTAGCATTAAGTACTGGGCAAATTAAAACTGGTTCTGCTTCTCGTTCGGATAGAATGGCGAAGTACAATCAGTTGCTAAGAATTGAAGAAGTGTTAGGTGACGAAGCGAAATATTTGGGAAAATCATTTAAGTTTTTAAAATAA
- the carA gene encoding glutamine-hydrolyzing carbamoyl-phosphate synthase small subunit: MKYKSKSDAVLLLEDGTVFFGKSAGMTGTATGEICFNTGMTGYQEIFTDPSYFGQIMLTTNAHIGNYGIHSDEVESDRMKISGLICKNYNLNYSRPDAEESIQDYFESEEMVAISDVDTRALVRHIRDKGAMNGIISSETTDIETLKEKLNQVPSMEGLQLCDKVSTTTPYFFGDENAKFKVAVLDFGVKRNILKCLADRGCYLKVFPYNTPFEELESWSPDGYFLSNGPGDPSVMPEVIENVKKITNTMFPVFGICLGHQALAISEGISTYKMHNGHRGINHPVQNLETGKCEVTSQNHGFGIKAEDVEKHSNVEATHINLNDKTVEGIKINDKNAFSVQYHPESSPGPHDSRYLFDHFINLIQEHKK; this comes from the coding sequence ATGAAATACAAAAGTAAATCAGACGCCGTTCTTTTATTGGAAGATGGAACCGTCTTTTTTGGAAAATCTGCAGGTATGACTGGTACAGCTACTGGTGAGATTTGCTTTAATACTGGAATGACAGGCTATCAAGAAATATTCACTGACCCATCTTATTTTGGGCAAATTATGTTGACTACTAATGCCCATATTGGTAATTATGGTATTCATAGTGATGAGGTAGAATCGGACAGAATGAAAATTTCAGGATTGATTTGTAAGAACTATAACCTGAATTATTCAAGACCTGATGCTGAGGAATCCATTCAAGACTATTTTGAGTCTGAAGAAATGGTAGCTATTTCGGATGTTGATACTAGAGCTTTAGTTAGACATATAAGGGATAAAGGAGCAATGAATGGAATTATTTCTTCAGAAACTACTGATATTGAGACTCTTAAGGAAAAATTAAATCAAGTGCCTTCAATGGAAGGATTGCAGTTATGCGATAAAGTTTCTACAACAACACCTTATTTTTTTGGTGATGAAAATGCTAAATTTAAAGTAGCCGTATTAGATTTTGGAGTCAAAAGAAATATTTTAAAATGTTTGGCTGATAGAGGATGTTATTTAAAAGTATTCCCTTATAATACACCATTTGAAGAATTGGAATCTTGGAGTCCTGATGGATACTTTCTGTCAAATGGACCAGGAGATCCATCTGTAATGCCTGAAGTTATTGAAAATGTAAAAAAGATTACTAACACTATGTTTCCAGTCTTTGGTATTTGTTTAGGTCATCAAGCTCTAGCAATTTCAGAAGGTATTTCGACCTACAAAATGCATAATGGTCACAGAGGAATAAACCACCCTGTACAGAATCTAGAAACAGGTAAGTGTGAAGTAACTTCTCAAAATCATGGTTTTGGTATAAAAGCCGAAGATGTTGAAAAGCATTCTAATGTAGAAGCAACACACATTAATTTAAATGATAAAACAGTTGAAGGTATAAAAATCAATGATAAAAATGCTTTCTCAGTTCAATATCACCCTGAGTCGTCGCCTGGTCCACACGATTCAAGATATTTATTTGACCACTTTATTAACCTAATACAAGAACACAAAAAGTAA
- the rplQ gene encoding 50S ribosomal protein L17, translating into MRHGKKFNHLGRKTAHRKAMLSNMACSLIEHKRIKTTVAKAKALRKFVEPLITKSKTDTTHSRRIVFSHLRQKEVVTELFGDVASKVATRNGGYTRILRTGNRLGDNAEMCLIELVDYNETYVTDKPTKKAKSTRRSGGAKKASAATPAVEEAVVVEETTSEETVVEETKTEEVVAETTETPAAEVVEEEKAEATEETSEVKEEETKEENNAEDNETKSE; encoded by the coding sequence ATGAGACACGGAAAGAAATTTAATCATTTAGGTAGAAAAACAGCGCACAGAAAAGCTATGCTTTCGAATATGGCTTGTTCGCTTATCGAACACAAGCGTATCAAAACTACCGTAGCAAAAGCTAAAGCACTAAGAAAGTTTGTTGAACCTCTAATCACTAAGTCTAAAACAGACACTACACATTCTAGAAGAATTGTTTTTAGTCACCTTAGACAAAAAGAAGTTGTTACTGAATTATTCGGAGATGTTGCATCTAAGGTAGCTACAAGAAATGGAGGTTATACAAGAATTCTTAGAACAGGTAATCGTTTAGGTGATAATGCCGAAATGTGTTTAATAGAGCTTGTTGATTATAACGAAACCTATGTTACAGACAAGCCTACGAAAAAGGCAAAATCTACTAGACGTTCAGGTGGTGCTAAGAAAGCCTCTGCCGCTACACCAGCTGTAGAAGAAGCAGTAGTTGTTGAAGAAACTACATCTGAAGAAACAGTAGTAGAGGAAACAAAAACTGAAGAAGTAGTAGCAGAAACAACAGAAACACCAGCTGCTGAAGTAGTAGAAGAAGAAAAAGCTGAAGCTACAGAAGAAACTTCTGAAGTTAAGGAAGAAGAAACTAAAGAAGAAAACAACGCCGAAGATAATGAGACAAAAAGTGAGTAA
- a CDS encoding DNA-directed RNA polymerase subunit alpha has translation MSILDFQRPDKVYMIESTDFHGNFEFRPLEPGYGLTIGNALRRVLLSSLEGFAITSIKIEGVEHEFSSIKGVVEDVTEMILNLKQIRLKQQIEDDNSEKVQVKIGGKDQLTAGDIGKSLTSFQILNPELVICNMDKSVEIEMELTIEKGRGYIPSEENKKVTAPLGTIFIDSIFTPIKNVKFGVENFRVEQKTDYEKLVFEILTDGSIHPKDALTEAAKILIQHFMLFADENVSFEQTESDSSHEFDEDTLHMRQLLKTKLTDLELSVRALNCLKTAEVETLGELVSFNKSDLLKFRNFGKKSLTELEEMVLVKGLNFGMDVAKFNLDKE, from the coding sequence ATGTCAATATTAGATTTTCAAAGACCAGACAAAGTTTACATGATAGAGTCAACAGACTTTCATGGTAACTTCGAATTCAGACCACTAGAACCAGGATATGGTTTAACTATTGGAAACGCTCTAAGAAGAGTACTACTTTCTTCTTTGGAAGGATTTGCTATCACTTCAATAAAAATTGAAGGTGTAGAGCACGAGTTCTCATCTATTAAAGGTGTTGTAGAAGATGTTACAGAAATGATTCTGAACTTAAAACAAATTCGCCTTAAGCAACAAATAGAAGACGATAATTCAGAGAAAGTTCAAGTGAAAATTGGTGGTAAAGATCAACTTACTGCAGGTGATATAGGAAAGAGTTTAACTTCTTTTCAGATATTAAACCCTGAGTTGGTTATCTGTAACATGGATAAATCAGTTGAAATTGAAATGGAACTTACTATTGAAAAAGGTAGAGGTTACATTCCTTCTGAAGAAAACAAAAAAGTTACTGCTCCATTAGGAACAATTTTCATTGATTCAATTTTTACACCTATAAAAAATGTAAAATTTGGCGTTGAGAACTTCCGTGTTGAGCAAAAAACAGATTATGAGAAGTTAGTATTCGAAATCCTTACTGACGGTTCAATTCACCCTAAAGATGCTTTAACTGAAGCTGCTAAAATTCTAATTCAGCACTTTATGTTGTTCGCTGATGAAAATGTATCATTCGAGCAAACGGAGTCTGATAGCTCTCACGAGTTTGATGAAGACACACTTCACATGCGTCAATTACTTAAAACAAAATTAACAGACCTAGAATTATCGGTTAGAGCTTTGAATTGCTTGAAGACTGCCGAGGTTGAAACTTTAGGCGAGTTAGTTTCTTTTAACAAGTCAGATTTATTGAAGTTTAGAAACTTTGGTAAGAAATCATTGACTGAGTTAGAAGAAATGGTTTTGGTCAAAGGTTTAAACTTTGGAATGGATGTAGCTAAATTTAATTTAGATAAGGAATAG
- the rpsD gene encoding 30S ribosomal protein S4 codes for MARYRGPQSKIARRFNEPIFGPDKALERKNYGPGQHGNNRRSKKSEYAGQLAEKQKAKYTYGILEKQFSNLFKEASRRKGITGEILLQLCEARLDNIVYRLGIAPTRRASRQLVTHRHITVNGKTMNIPSYSVNVGDVIAVREKSKSLEVITNSLVNSNERCEYVEWNPDLMSGKLLAVPQREQIAENIKEQLIVELYSK; via the coding sequence ATGGCAAGATACAGAGGTCCACAATCAAAAATTGCAAGACGATTCAACGAACCTATTTTTGGTCCTGATAAGGCTTTAGAAAGAAAAAACTATGGTCCTGGACAACACGGAAATAATAGAAGGTCTAAGAAATCGGAATATGCTGGTCAGTTAGCTGAAAAGCAAAAGGCTAAGTACACATACGGTATCTTAGAAAAGCAATTTTCTAACTTATTTAAAGAAGCTTCAAGAAGAAAAGGTATTACCGGTGAAATTCTTTTACAGCTTTGTGAGGCTCGTCTAGATAATATCGTTTATAGATTGGGCATTGCCCCTACACGTAGAGCATCAAGACAATTGGTTACACACAGACACATCACTGTAAATGGAAAAACTATGAACATTCCATCTTACTCAGTAAATGTAGGTGATGTAATCGCTGTACGTGAAAAATCAAAATCATTAGAGGTTATAACTAACTCTCTAGTTAATTCAAATGAAAGATGTGAATATGTTGAGTGGAATCCAGATTTAATGTCTGGTAAGCTTTTAGCCGTGCCACAGAGAGAGCAAATTGCTGAAAACATAAAAGAACAACTTATCGTTGAATTATATTCTAAATAA
- the rpsK gene encoding 30S ribosomal protein S11: protein MAKSNQKKRTVKVEAVGQAHIQATFNNIIISLTNNQGQVISWSSAGKMGFRGSKKNTPYAAQTAAEDCAARAHEAGLRKVKVFVKGPGSGRESAIRTLHNSGIVVTEIVDITPIPHNGCRPPKRRRV, encoded by the coding sequence ATGGCTAAATCAAATCAGAAAAAAAGAACTGTAAAAGTGGAAGCAGTAGGACAAGCACACATCCAAGCTACTTTCAACAATATCATTATTTCTTTGACTAACAATCAAGGTCAAGTAATTTCTTGGTCGTCAGCAGGGAAAATGGGTTTTAGAGGTTCAAAGAAAAATACTCCTTATGCTGCTCAAACGGCTGCTGAAGACTGTGCTGCAAGAGCTCATGAAGCAGGGTTAAGAAAAGTAAAAGTATTTGTAAAAGGTCCAGGTTCAGGAAGAGAATCTGCTATAAGAACTTTACACAATAGTGGTATTGTGGTTACAGAAATAGTAGATATTACACCGATACCACATAACGGCTGTCGTCCTCCTAAAAGACGTAGAGTATAA
- the rpsM gene encoding 30S ribosomal protein S13, which produces MARIAGIDLPKNKRGVIGLTYIYGIGSSVAKNILDKAGIDHSVKVQDWNDKQLSDIRQIIGDEVKVEGELRSETQMNIKRLMDIGCNRGIRHRVGLPLRGQRTKNNSRTRKGRRKTVANKKKATK; this is translated from the coding sequence ATGGCTAGAATTGCAGGTATCGATTTACCAAAAAACAAAAGAGGCGTAATAGGTCTTACATACATCTACGGTATAGGATCTAGTGTCGCTAAAAACATCTTAGATAAAGCTGGGATTGATCACAGCGTAAAAGTTCAGGATTGGAACGATAAACAACTATCTGATATTCGTCAAATTATTGGTGACGAAGTGAAAGTTGAAGGAGAGTTACGTTCTGAAACACAAATGAACATTAAGCGATTGATGGATATCGGTTGTAACAGAGGTATTCGTCATCGTGTAGGTTTACCTTTAAGAGGTCAACGAACTAAGAACAATTCCAGAACTCGTAAAGGAAGAAGAAAAACAGTAGCTAACAAGAAAAAAGCTACTAAATAA
- the rpmJ gene encoding 50S ribosomal protein L36 has product MKVRASLKKRSEDCKIVRRKGRLYVINKKNPKFKQRQG; this is encoded by the coding sequence ATGAAAGTTAGAGCATCATTAAAAAAGAGAAGTGAAGATTGCAAAATCGTTCGAAGAAAAGGACGCTTATATGTAATCAATAAAAAGAATCCTAAGTTTAAACAACGTCAAGGTTAA